From a region of the Arachis ipaensis cultivar K30076 chromosome B09, Araip1.1, whole genome shotgun sequence genome:
- the LOC107616084 gene encoding uncharacterized protein LOC107616084, producing the protein MAGLMKKYGIIHKLATAYHPQTNGQAKVSNREIKRILEKIVKPHRKNWSSKLGDALWAYRTAYKTPIDMSPFRLVYEKACHLLVEIEHKAYWAVKECNTGFGVGVERKLQLVEIENLRLEAYENSRLYKERMKAVHDRNIKRRKFRAGELVLLYNSRLKLMPKKLRSRWKGPYRVEKAEPYGVYHLRHPSSPNIFKVNGHRLKLYHGEKMKSNKEVEVFLLEDAPEGEEI; encoded by the coding sequence atGGCAGGTTTAATGAAGAAGTATGGCATCATCCATAAATTGGCCACGGCATACCACCCACAAACGAATGGCCAAGCCAAGGTCTCCAATCGAGAAATCAAGCGTATATTGGAAAAGATTGTGAAGCCTCATAGGAAGAATTGGAGTTCTAAACTCGGTGATGCGCTTTGGGCCTACCGAACGGCTTATAAGACGCCAATTGATATGAGCCCTTTCCGGTTGGTCTATGAAAAGGCTTGCCATCTTTTGGTCGAGATAGAGCATAAAGCGTATTGGGCCGTAAAAGAATGCAACACAGGTTTTGGGGTTGGAGTCGAAAGGAAGTTACAGTTGGTGGAGATTGAGAACCTTcgattggaagcttatgagaattctaGGCTCTACAAAGAGAGAATGAAAGCAGTGCATGATAGGAATATCAAAAGGAGAAAATTTAGAGCTGGGGAGTTGGTCCTCCTTTATAACTCTAGATTGAAATTGATGCCCAAAAAGTTAAGATCAAGGTGGAAAGGTCCTTATAGAGTAGAGAAAGCAGAACCATATGGAGTCTACCACCTGCGCCACCCTTCAAGCCCCAACATCTTCAAAGTTAATGGTCATCGTCTAAAGCTATACCATGGAGAAAAGATGAAAAGCAACAAAGAGGTTGAGGTGTTCCTCCTTGAGGATGCACCCGAAGGCGAAGAGATTTGA